Proteins found in one Gordonia sp. PDNC005 genomic segment:
- a CDS encoding homoserine dehydrogenase: MTAESPRPIGVAVLGMGNVGAEVVRILAENADDLRSRVGAPVELRGVSVRDLSRPRSGVPSALLTDDAAALVARDDVDIVVELIGGIEPPRTLIRTALQSGKSVVTANKALMAVHSGELSEAAATTNSDLYFEAAVAGAIPVIRPLTQSLAGDRVTRVAGIVNGTTNFILSAMEETGADYADVLAEAGRLGYAEADPTADVEGHDAAAKAAILASIAFHSRVTASDVYCEGISSITSDDLAAAKKFDCTVKLLAICERIEADGVEKISARVYPALIPFEHPLATVNGAFNAVVVEAENAGRLMFYGQGAGGAPTASAVLGDLVMAARNRVYSGRGPLESTYASLPIAPIDDVPTRYYVSMQVADKPGVLEQVAAEFAKRDVSIAAVRQEGAGENARLIVVTHRASDRDQSETVAAIEKMDSVIKVSSVLRLEGTND, encoded by the coding sequence ATGACCGCAGAATCACCCCGTCCGATCGGCGTAGCCGTCCTCGGCATGGGCAACGTCGGAGCCGAAGTCGTCCGGATTCTCGCCGAGAACGCCGACGATCTTCGTTCTCGTGTCGGCGCGCCGGTCGAACTGCGCGGAGTGTCGGTCCGTGATCTGAGTCGGCCGCGTTCGGGTGTGCCGTCAGCGCTGCTGACCGACGATGCGGCGGCCCTTGTGGCGCGCGACGACGTCGACATCGTCGTCGAGTTGATCGGTGGCATCGAACCGCCGCGCACGCTGATCCGCACTGCACTGCAGTCGGGCAAGTCCGTGGTGACCGCCAACAAGGCGCTCATGGCGGTCCACTCCGGCGAACTGTCCGAGGCCGCCGCGACAACCAACTCCGACCTGTACTTCGAGGCCGCAGTCGCCGGCGCGATCCCGGTGATCCGGCCCTTGACGCAGTCGCTCGCGGGCGACCGCGTGACCCGCGTCGCGGGCATCGTCAACGGCACCACCAACTTCATCTTGTCCGCGATGGAGGAGACCGGCGCCGACTATGCCGACGTTCTGGCCGAAGCGGGCCGACTCGGGTACGCGGAGGCCGACCCGACAGCCGACGTCGAAGGTCACGACGCTGCCGCCAAGGCCGCGATCCTCGCGTCCATCGCATTCCACTCGCGTGTCACCGCGAGCGACGTGTACTGCGAGGGCATCTCGTCGATCACGTCCGACGACCTCGCGGCGGCGAAGAAGTTCGACTGCACTGTCAAGCTCCTCGCCATCTGCGAGCGCATCGAGGCGGACGGTGTTGAGAAGATCTCCGCCCGCGTCTACCCGGCGCTGATCCCGTTCGAGCATCCGCTCGCGACGGTGAACGGCGCATTCAACGCCGTCGTCGTCGAAGCCGAGAACGCGGGACGTCTCATGTTCTACGGCCAGGGTGCAGGCGGGGCGCCGACCGCGTCCGCCGTGCTCGGCGACCTCGTGATGGCGGCGCGCAACCGCGTCTACAGCGGCCGCGGACCGCTGGAGTCGACCTACGCGTCGCTGCCGATCGCCCCGATAGACGATGTGCCGACCCGCTACTACGTGTCGATGCAGGTCGCCGACAAGCCTGGGGTGCTTGAGCAGGTCGCCGCGGAGTTCGCCAAGCGCGACGTCAGCATCGCAGCCGTTCGACAGGAGGGCGCGGGCGAGAACGCGCGCCTGATCGTCGTCACACACCGCGCCTCCGACCGCGATCAGTCGGAGACAGTCGCCGCAATCGAGAAGATGGACTCCGTCATCAAGGTGTCCAGCGTGCTCCGCCTGGAGGGAACCAATGACTAA
- the lysA gene encoding diaminopimelate decarboxylase: MMAHPAGPRHADILAAPHLAERPNSPAELSRIPANVYPRGAGRNGDEVLEIGGVAVDELAQTYGTPLFVYDEADFRSRCADMQAAFGAHGRVHYASKAFLSSEVARWVDSEGLSLDVCTGGELAIALRAGFPAERIAMHGNNKSEDELDYALESGIGHVVLDSMYEIERLDRLAGARGVVADVLIRVTPGVEAHTHEFISTAHEDQKFGFALAGGKAMDAVRAVFAADSLRLVGLHSHIGSQIFEIDGFELAAHRVLGLLAEVVAEFGVEKTKQIEVLDLGGGLGISYIPSEEPPLVADLARSLVDIVRRESERLGLPMPAIAVEPGRAIAGPAGVTVYRVGTIKDVDLDGAATRRYVSVDGGMSDNIRTVLYDAEYDVRLANRLSDAPAVVCRVVGKHCESGDIVVRDCWLPSDLTPGDLLVVGATGAYCYSMSSRYNMAPRAAVAAVRDGQARLILRRETVEDFLSLEVDPT, translated from the coding sequence GTGATGGCCCACCCAGCAGGTCCGCGTCACGCGGACATCCTCGCAGCTCCGCACCTCGCGGAACGCCCGAACAGTCCTGCCGAACTGTCGCGGATCCCCGCCAACGTCTACCCGCGTGGCGCGGGCCGCAACGGCGACGAGGTGCTGGAGATCGGCGGCGTCGCCGTCGACGAACTCGCTCAGACCTATGGCACGCCGCTGTTCGTCTACGACGAGGCGGACTTCCGGTCCCGCTGCGCAGACATGCAGGCGGCCTTCGGAGCTCACGGCCGTGTGCACTACGCGTCGAAAGCGTTCCTCTCGTCCGAGGTGGCCCGGTGGGTCGATTCGGAGGGACTCTCGCTCGACGTCTGCACCGGCGGTGAACTCGCGATAGCGCTGCGTGCGGGCTTTCCGGCGGAGCGGATCGCGATGCACGGCAACAACAAGAGCGAAGACGAACTCGACTACGCACTGGAGTCGGGCATCGGCCACGTTGTACTCGACTCGATGTACGAGATCGAGCGTCTGGACCGCCTCGCCGGCGCGCGCGGTGTGGTCGCCGACGTCCTGATCCGCGTCACCCCCGGCGTTGAGGCGCATACCCACGAGTTCATCTCGACCGCGCATGAGGACCAGAAGTTCGGGTTCGCTCTCGCCGGCGGAAAGGCGATGGACGCTGTCCGTGCCGTCTTCGCCGCCGACAGCCTTCGGTTGGTCGGCCTGCACAGTCACATCGGGTCACAGATCTTCGAGATCGACGGCTTCGAGCTGGCGGCGCACCGCGTCCTTGGCCTCCTGGCCGAGGTCGTCGCCGAGTTCGGTGTGGAGAAGACCAAGCAGATCGAGGTCCTCGACCTCGGTGGTGGCCTCGGCATCTCGTACATCCCGTCGGAGGAGCCGCCGCTGGTCGCCGACCTCGCTCGTTCTCTCGTCGACATCGTGCGCCGTGAATCCGAGCGCCTCGGACTGCCGATGCCTGCCATCGCGGTCGAGCCGGGTCGCGCCATCGCCGGACCTGCCGGTGTCACCGTCTATCGTGTCGGCACCATCAAGGACGTCGACCTCGACGGGGCCGCGACCAGGCGATACGTGTCCGTCGACGGCGGTATGAGCGACAACATCCGTACTGTCCTCTACGACGCCGAGTACGACGTCCGTCTCGCGAACCGACTGTCCGACGCACCCGCCGTGGTGTGCCGCGTCGTCGGAAAGCACTGCGAGAGCGGCGACATCGTCGTCCGAGACTGCTGGCTCCCGTCGGACCTGACCCCGGGTGACCTGCTGGTGGTCGGAGCGACGGGCGCATACTGCTATTCGATGTCGAGTCGCTACAACATGGCCCCGCGCGCCGCGGTCGCCGCTGTTCGCGATGGACAAGCACGTCTCATCCTGCGACGGGAGACCGTCGAAGACTTCTTGAGCCTGGAGGTGGATCCCACATGA
- a CDS encoding maleylpyruvate isomerase family mycothiol-dependent enzyme, which translates to MRLNRRDVWTAVHDERRRLADNLAEIPDEMWQTASLCPGWDVADVVAHIVDTAHMGRLTFVRDMVLARFDFDRANDLGVRRRLRRRPADLVADLRAAAELTRTPPAPPATRLVEAIVHGEDVRRPLGLVGDYPVDAVLDALDYQLKTAVSWGGGAERADGLRLIATDCEYVAGEGRDVEGTALDLLLTISGRRID; encoded by the coding sequence ATGAGACTCAACCGCCGGGATGTGTGGACGGCGGTCCACGACGAACGTCGGCGACTCGCCGACAACCTCGCAGAGATCCCCGACGAGATGTGGCAGACAGCGTCTCTGTGCCCCGGCTGGGATGTCGCCGACGTCGTCGCGCACATCGTCGACACCGCACACATGGGTCGTCTCACGTTCGTCCGCGACATGGTGCTCGCACGTTTCGACTTCGACCGGGCCAACGACCTCGGGGTTCGGCGACGTCTCCGTCGCCGACCGGCAGACCTTGTCGCCGACCTCCGTGCCGCCGCCGAGCTCACTCGCACTCCCCCGGCGCCGCCCGCAACCCGGTTGGTCGAGGCGATCGTCCACGGCGAAGACGTCCGGCGGCCCCTCGGGCTCGTCGGCGACTACCCAGTGGACGCCGTCCTCGACGCACTGGACTATCAATTGAAGACCGCTGTCAGCTGGGGAGGAGGAGCCGAGCGCGCCGATGGGCTGCGTCTGATCGCCACCGACTGCGAATACGTGGCGGGTGAGGGTCGGGACGTGGAGGGAACAGCCCTCGACCTGCTGCTGACGATCTCCGGCCGCCGGATCGACTAG
- the thrC gene encoding threonine synthase: MTNAAHQPVHQGWPGLIEAYRDRMPVQDDWKIVTLHEGATPLIAAPVLSEITGCEVYLKVEGLNPTGSFKDRGMTMAVTNAVNNGKKAVLCASTGNTSASAAAYATRAGMTCAVLIPEGKIAMGKLAQAVMHGAQVIQVQGNFDDCLELARKVTAEFTEIELVNSVNPARIEGQKTASFEIVDVLGKAPDIHALPVGNAGNITAYWKGYREYYADGIIDTLPRMLGVQAAGAAPLVNGAPVSDPETIATAIRIGSPASWNQAVAAKDESNGQFRAATDEKILEAYRLVAGREGVFVEPASAASVAGLLAAHEEGWVTPGSTVVCTVTGNGLKDPDTALLGMPKVDAIPVDPVAVARALGVS; encoded by the coding sequence ATGACTAACGCCGCACATCAGCCCGTTCACCAGGGCTGGCCCGGACTGATCGAGGCCTACCGCGATCGCATGCCCGTGCAGGACGACTGGAAGATCGTCACCCTGCACGAAGGTGCGACGCCGCTCATCGCCGCGCCCGTTCTCTCCGAGATCACCGGCTGCGAGGTGTACCTCAAGGTCGAGGGCCTGAACCCGACCGGTTCGTTCAAGGACCGTGGCATGACGATGGCCGTCACCAACGCCGTCAACAACGGCAAGAAGGCCGTCCTGTGCGCGTCGACCGGCAACACGTCGGCTTCGGCCGCCGCGTACGCGACTCGCGCCGGAATGACCTGTGCCGTTCTCATCCCCGAGGGCAAGATCGCGATGGGCAAGCTCGCTCAGGCGGTCATGCACGGCGCCCAGGTGATCCAGGTGCAGGGCAACTTCGACGACTGTTTGGAGCTCGCCCGTAAGGTGACCGCTGAGTTCACCGAGATCGAACTCGTGAACTCGGTGAACCCGGCACGTATCGAGGGCCAGAAGACGGCGTCGTTCGAGATCGTCGACGTGCTCGGCAAGGCTCCCGACATCCACGCACTGCCGGTCGGCAACGCCGGCAACATCACCGCGTACTGGAAGGGTTACCGCGAGTACTACGCGGACGGCATCATCGACACGCTCCCGCGCATGCTCGGAGTGCAGGCCGCGGGTGCCGCGCCGCTGGTCAACGGTGCGCCGGTCAGTGACCCGGAGACCATCGCCACCGCGATCCGCATCGGTTCGCCCGCCAGCTGGAATCAGGCCGTCGCAGCCAAGGACGAGTCGAACGGACAGTTCCGCGCCGCCACCGACGAGAAGATCCTCGAGGCTTACCGCCTGGTGGCGGGCCGGGAGGGCGTTTTCGTCGAGCCGGCGTCGGCAGCCAGCGTTGCCGGGCTGCTCGCCGCGCACGAAGAGGGCTGGGTCACTCCCGGTTCGACTGTCGTGTGCACCGTGACCGGCAACGGTCTCAAGGACCCCGACACCGCGCTGCTCGGCATGCCGAAGGTCGACGCCATCCCGGTCGATCCGGTGGCCGTCGCTCGTGCCCTCGGCGTCAGCTGA
- a CDS encoding shikimate 5-dehydrogenase — MSAPHSRTLDRDTVLCVSLAARPSNIGTRFHNYLYNELGLNYVYKAFAPADIEAAVTGIRGLPIRGAAVSMPYKEAVIPLVDVLERSAAAIDSVNTIVNDDGVLRAYNTDYQAVADLLAASSFDRAAPVAVAGSGGMAKAVVAALRDEGFTDVTVVARNVETGGALAAKYGFTHTVELGDARPTTLVNATPIGMAGGPAAEDLPFPQDAVDAAHAALDVVAMPPTTPLVRALRARGAEVISGDAVIAGQAAEQFTLYTGIAPSPDQVRAASEYSRA, encoded by the coding sequence ATGAGCGCACCCCACTCCCGAACGCTTGATCGCGACACTGTCCTCTGTGTCTCGCTCGCCGCCCGGCCGTCCAACATCGGGACGCGGTTTCACAACTATCTGTACAACGAGCTCGGTCTCAACTACGTCTACAAGGCGTTTGCGCCCGCCGACATCGAGGCGGCGGTCACCGGGATCCGAGGTCTGCCGATCCGCGGTGCGGCGGTGTCGATGCCGTACAAGGAAGCGGTGATTCCGCTGGTCGACGTCCTCGAGAGGTCGGCTGCGGCGATCGATTCGGTGAACACGATCGTGAACGACGACGGCGTCCTCCGGGCGTACAACACCGACTACCAGGCGGTGGCGGACCTGCTCGCGGCCTCGTCGTTCGATCGGGCGGCCCCGGTCGCAGTGGCGGGCAGCGGCGGTATGGCGAAGGCCGTCGTCGCCGCGTTGCGTGACGAGGGGTTCACCGATGTCACGGTCGTAGCGCGAAACGTCGAGACCGGCGGTGCCCTCGCCGCCAAGTATGGATTCACGCACACCGTGGAGCTGGGCGATGCCCGCCCGACGACGTTGGTGAACGCGACACCGATCGGAATGGCCGGCGGACCGGCAGCGGAGGATCTCCCGTTCCCGCAGGACGCGGTTGATGCCGCGCACGCCGCACTCGACGTCGTCGCGATGCCCCCGACCACGCCGCTGGTCCGCGCCCTCCGTGCCCGTGGTGCGGAGGTCATCAGCGGTGACGCGGTCATCGCCGGTCAGGCGGCGGAACAGTTCACGCTCTACACGGGGATCGCGCCGTCGCCGGATCAGGTTCGTGCGGCGTCGGAGTATTCGCGGGCCTAA
- a CDS encoding FAD-dependent oxidoreductase, protein MDIVIAGAGYAGTVAANLLARKGNGLTVTVVSPHSEFVERVRLHQEIAGSGPATRPLSEMLDSRVVHRKAAVEKVGDGVVELSDGTSLDFDRMIYAVGSSATAPEGTLAVGDVEQAREAARRLRALEEGATVTVVGAGLTGIEAASEVAEQRPDVAVRLVGDELGASLGDAARRRVSEVLSSLGVEVVRGTWTTADNSDLTLWAVAAQVSDLAARSGLDTDEMGRVRVDPQLRSTSHPNVYAVGDAAAVAGTRASCQAALPQGAHAAKNVLRELRGDEPKRFSMSFVGQNVSLGRRNAVIQHAHRNDEPTRIWFGGRPGAYFKEQVCKFAATSARKGSAVAIPGPR, encoded by the coding sequence ATGGACATCGTGATCGCAGGGGCCGGATACGCAGGAACTGTCGCGGCGAATCTGTTGGCACGCAAGGGAAACGGATTGACGGTCACAGTTGTCAGTCCGCACTCCGAATTCGTCGAGCGAGTCCGGCTGCACCAGGAGATCGCCGGAAGCGGACCGGCGACGCGGCCGTTGTCAGAGATGCTCGACAGCCGTGTTGTGCACCGGAAGGCCGCGGTGGAGAAGGTCGGCGACGGTGTCGTCGAGCTGTCGGACGGCACGTCGCTCGACTTCGACCGAATGATCTACGCGGTCGGAAGTTCGGCCACTGCACCCGAGGGAACCCTCGCGGTCGGAGACGTTGAACAAGCACGCGAGGCCGCTCGACGCCTACGTGCCCTCGAAGAAGGGGCGACGGTGACGGTCGTCGGGGCCGGACTGACCGGAATCGAAGCGGCGTCCGAGGTCGCCGAGCAGCGACCCGACGTGGCCGTTCGGCTCGTCGGCGACGAGCTCGGCGCGTCGCTCGGAGATGCTGCGCGGCGCAGAGTCTCCGAGGTGTTGTCGTCTCTGGGCGTCGAGGTCGTCCGCGGGACTTGGACGACTGCCGACAACTCGGACCTCACACTCTGGGCGGTGGCCGCGCAGGTCAGCGACCTGGCCGCGCGCAGCGGCCTCGACACCGACGAGATGGGCAGAGTGCGAGTCGATCCACAGCTTCGCAGTACGAGTCACCCGAACGTGTACGCGGTCGGCGACGCCGCCGCGGTAGCGGGAACACGGGCCAGCTGTCAGGCCGCCCTGCCGCAGGGCGCGCACGCTGCGAAGAACGTGCTCCGGGAGCTCCGCGGCGATGAGCCGAAGCGGTTCTCGATGTCGTTCGTCGGGCAGAACGTGTCGCTCGGGCGCCGGAACGCAGTGATTCAGCACGCGCACCGCAACGATGAGCCGACGCGCATCTGGTTCGGAGGTCGGCCGGGCGCGTATTTCAAGGAGCAGGTCTGCAAGTTCGCGGCGACATCGGCCCGCAAGGGTTCCGCGGTGGCGATTCCGGGTCCACGATGA
- a CDS encoding VOC family protein: MPVSFNHTIIGAHDPALSADFYLAVLGARPAPNWGPFINIQLDDDTLLQFAPAPVNDPIHMAFLMNDDEFDRGYNALTTLAVEHWADPQMTRPGEISTDEGKRVYFKDPSGHLLEMLTQPYL, encoded by the coding sequence ATGCCAGTCAGTTTCAATCACACCATCATCGGCGCGCACGACCCCGCGTTGTCTGCCGACTTCTATCTCGCCGTTCTCGGCGCGCGGCCCGCTCCGAACTGGGGCCCGTTCATCAACATTCAACTCGACGACGACACGTTGTTGCAGTTCGCGCCAGCACCGGTCAACGATCCGATTCACATGGCGTTCCTCATGAACGACGACGAGTTCGACCGCGGGTACAACGCCCTCACGACGCTCGCTGTGGAGCACTGGGCCGACCCGCAGATGACGCGCCCGGGCGAGATCTCCACGGACGAAGGCAAGCGCGTGTACTTCAAGGATCCGTCAGGCCATCTGCTGGAAATGCTGACGCAGCCGTATCTCTGA
- a CDS encoding DUF1304 domain-containing protein gives MLIAGLVFAAVAALVHVFIFYLESIAWTTPRARAVFGTSEPEAEATKALALNQGFYNLFLAVLVGAGIVVLAAGQQAVGATLVFAGAGSMVAAGIVLIVSDPSKTSAALKQLVPPAIGVLLLAIGVMA, from the coding sequence GTGCTCATCGCAGGTCTCGTCTTCGCCGCAGTAGCGGCCCTCGTCCACGTCTTCATCTTCTATCTCGAGTCCATCGCGTGGACGACGCCTCGGGCGCGTGCCGTGTTCGGGACCTCCGAGCCTGAAGCGGAAGCCACCAAGGCACTGGCGCTCAACCAGGGCTTCTACAACCTCTTCCTCGCGGTCCTCGTCGGTGCAGGCATCGTCGTGCTCGCCGCGGGGCAACAGGCTGTCGGTGCGACGCTGGTCTTCGCGGGTGCGGGAAGCATGGTGGCGGCAGGCATCGTGTTGATCGTGTCGGACCCGTCGAAGACGTCGGCCGCCCTCAAACAGCTCGTCCCGCCCGCGATCGGCGTGCTGCTCCTCGCGATCGGAGTGATGGCGTGA
- a CDS encoding haloacid dehalogenase type II — MIKVLAFDTFGTVADWYTGVSTTLADTFPDLDASKLALDWRRTYVPGLLEVESGERPWTLLDDLHRESLQRLLADSYGVAPTAAQLDAAVHAWHVLPGWPDSSDGLRRLKTRFTIGALSNGNVALLTEMAKNADFPWDFVGGADLWRHYKPAAEVYLGVAELMQVRPEEVLMVATHVSDLAAARSFGLQTAYIERPREWGPEPKPAERNPLDLFHVAGIDQLADALGC, encoded by the coding sequence GTGATCAAGGTTCTCGCCTTCGACACCTTCGGGACGGTCGCCGACTGGTACACCGGTGTGTCGACGACCCTCGCGGATACCTTCCCCGATCTCGACGCGTCCAAACTCGCGCTCGACTGGCGACGCACATACGTTCCGGGCCTGCTCGAGGTCGAGTCCGGTGAGCGTCCGTGGACGCTGCTCGACGACCTGCATCGCGAATCGCTGCAGCGTCTGCTCGCCGACTCGTACGGTGTCGCCCCGACCGCCGCGCAGCTCGATGCCGCTGTCCACGCGTGGCACGTCCTGCCGGGATGGCCGGATTCGTCTGACGGGCTCCGTCGACTCAAGACTCGCTTCACGATCGGGGCACTCAGCAACGGCAATGTCGCATTGCTGACTGAGATGGCTAAGAACGCCGACTTCCCGTGGGACTTCGTCGGTGGCGCCGACCTGTGGCGGCACTACAAACCCGCGGCGGAGGTGTACCTCGGCGTAGCGGAGCTCATGCAGGTGCGGCCGGAAGAGGTCCTGATGGTCGCGACTCACGTCTCCGATCTCGCAGCGGCCCGATCGTTCGGACTTCAGACCGCGTACATCGAACGGCCCCGCGAGTGGGGACCGGAGCCGAAGCCCGCCGAACGCAATCCGCTCGACCTGTTCCACGTCGCCGGCATCGATCAACTGGCTGACGCCCTCGGCTGCTGA
- a CDS encoding RNA polymerase sigma-70 factor yields MTDEFVENRPLLFSIAYEILGSVADAEDVVSESWLRWRDVDQASIANPRAYLARIVTRQALNAARSAARRREDYVGPWLPEPLETASGDALDHVLTGEAVTTAMLLVLESLTPAERAVFVLREVFAFEYSEIAAAVDKSEPAVRQIASRARNHVRARRSAAVAEPSQAQAVAEQFLASAITGDVQGLMDTLAPGAVFLGDGGGVVSAARRPVHGADRVARLLVGLLAKGAEMGEMGFRVTVVNGMPAVISSINGVIDNVTCIEVVEDRVTAVYAVRNPAKLRSLSL; encoded by the coding sequence ATGACCGACGAGTTCGTAGAGAATCGGCCCCTGCTGTTCTCGATCGCGTACGAGATACTCGGCTCGGTGGCCGATGCGGAGGACGTCGTCTCCGAGAGTTGGCTGCGGTGGCGTGACGTCGATCAGGCGAGCATCGCCAACCCGCGCGCGTACCTGGCGCGGATCGTCACTCGGCAGGCGTTGAACGCGGCGCGGTCGGCTGCCCGTCGGCGTGAGGACTACGTCGGGCCGTGGTTGCCGGAGCCTCTCGAAACGGCATCCGGCGATGCCCTCGACCACGTTTTGACGGGAGAAGCTGTCACCACCGCGATGCTGCTCGTCCTCGAATCGTTGACTCCCGCCGAGCGGGCGGTCTTTGTGCTTCGCGAGGTCTTCGCGTTCGAGTACAGCGAGATCGCGGCGGCTGTCGACAAGTCGGAGCCCGCGGTCAGGCAGATCGCCAGTCGCGCGCGAAATCACGTGCGCGCGAGGCGAAGCGCGGCTGTTGCGGAACCGTCACAGGCGCAAGCCGTCGCCGAACAGTTCCTCGCGAGCGCCATCACCGGCGACGTTCAGGGGCTTATGGACACACTTGCTCCGGGCGCGGTGTTCCTCGGTGACGGCGGCGGGGTCGTCTCGGCTGCGCGACGCCCCGTGCACGGAGCCGACCGAGTCGCACGACTGCTCGTCGGTCTGCTCGCGAAGGGGGCGGAGATGGGCGAGATGGGCTTCCGGGTGACCGTCGTCAATGGAATGCCCGCGGTGATCTCGTCGATAAATGGCGTGATCGACAATGTCACCTGTATCGAGGTCGTCGAGGATCGAGTCACCGCGGTGTACGCCGTCCGAAACCCGGCGAAACTCAGATCTCTGAGCCTCTGA
- the argS gene encoding arginine--tRNA ligase, protein MTPTELAALLRAATRTVFAAHDLDVDLIPETVVVERPRSPEHGDYATNIALQLGKKAGINPRELAGWLADEFAADPGIDSAEIAGPGFVNLRLAAAAQNQTVATVLADRENYGRGDELSTLVVNLEFVSANPTGPIHLGGTRWAAVGDALGRVLAARGATVTREYYFNDHGEQINRFARSLLAAALDQPAPEDGYAGEYIKEIAATVVENHPGVLEQSEDDRLETFRADGVDLMFAHIKSTLHEFGTDFDVYTHENSMFDRGLVDASINELKANGNLYEADGAWWLRSTNYGDDKDRVVIKSDGNHAYIAGDIAYLKDKHDRGANHLIYMLGADHHGYVVRLKAAAAALGYDPESVEVLIGQMVNLVKDGTPVRMSKRAGTVITLDDLVEAVGVDAARYALIRSSIDVNIDIDLDLLRKQSSDNPVYYVQYAHARLSALSRTAAELGLSPSTEHLELLDDDAEGDLIRTIGDFAEIVATAATLREPHRVSRYLETLAGAYHRFYARCRVLPQGDEEPGDVHAARLALCEATRQVLANGLDLVGVSAPERM, encoded by the coding sequence GTGACTCCCACCGAACTCGCTGCTCTGCTGCGCGCTGCGACGCGCACCGTGTTCGCCGCCCACGACCTGGACGTCGACCTGATTCCGGAGACCGTCGTGGTGGAGCGTCCGCGCAGTCCCGAACACGGCGACTACGCGACGAACATCGCGCTCCAACTCGGCAAGAAGGCGGGCATCAACCCGCGCGAACTGGCGGGCTGGCTCGCCGACGAGTTCGCAGCCGATCCCGGCATCGACTCCGCGGAGATCGCCGGTCCCGGTTTTGTGAACCTGCGTCTCGCCGCCGCCGCCCAGAACCAGACCGTGGCCACCGTCCTAGCCGACCGTGAGAACTACGGCCGCGGTGACGAGCTGTCGACTCTCGTCGTGAACCTCGAGTTCGTGTCGGCCAACCCGACAGGGCCCATCCACCTGGGTGGGACGCGTTGGGCCGCAGTCGGCGATGCCCTCGGGCGGGTGCTCGCGGCGCGAGGCGCGACGGTCACCCGCGAGTACTACTTCAACGATCACGGCGAGCAGATCAACCGTTTCGCTCGGTCGCTGCTGGCTGCCGCGCTCGACCAGCCTGCCCCTGAGGACGGTTACGCGGGCGAGTACATCAAGGAGATCGCCGCCACCGTCGTCGAGAATCATCCCGGTGTGCTCGAGCAGTCGGAGGACGACCGGCTGGAGACGTTCCGCGCCGACGGCGTCGACCTGATGTTCGCACACATCAAGAGCACCCTCCACGAGTTCGGCACGGACTTCGACGTGTACACCCACGAGAACTCGATGTTCGATCGGGGTCTCGTCGACGCGTCGATCAACGAGCTCAAAGCAAACGGCAACCTGTATGAGGCGGACGGCGCATGGTGGCTGCGGTCGACGAACTACGGTGACGACAAGGACCGCGTCGTCATCAAGAGCGACGGCAACCACGCCTACATCGCCGGCGACATCGCGTACCTCAAGGACAAGCACGACCGCGGCGCCAACCATCTGATCTACATGTTGGGCGCCGATCACCACGGCTACGTGGTGCGCCTGAAGGCCGCCGCCGCAGCGCTCGGATACGACCCGGAGTCGGTTGAGGTGCTCATCGGCCAGATGGTGAACCTCGTCAAGGACGGCACACCGGTCCGCATGAGCAAGCGTGCGGGCACGGTCATCACTCTCGACGATCTCGTCGAAGCCGTCGGAGTCGACGCGGCCCGCTACGCTCTGATCCGGTCGTCGATCGACGTCAACATCGACATCGACCTCGACCTGCTGCGCAAGCAGTCCTCCGACAACCCCGTGTACTACGTGCAGTACGCGCACGCTCGACTGTCGGCGCTGTCGCGTACGGCTGCCGAGTTGGGGCTCTCCCCTTCGACCGAGCACCTCGAACTGCTCGACGACGACGCCGAGGGCGACCTCATCCGCACGATCGGCGATTTCGCCGAGATCGTCGCCACGGCCGCGACACTCCGCGAACCGCATCGGGTGAGCCGCTACCTTGAGACTCTCGCGGGCGCGTACCACCGCTTCTACGCTCGTTGCCGAGTCCTGCCGCAGGGCGACGAGGAGCCGGGCGACGTCCACGCGGCGCGTTTGGCGCTGTGCGAGGCGACCCGCCAAGTATTGGCCAACGGGCTCGACCTCGTCGGCGTGAGCGCACCGGAGCGTATGTGA